CTATATCTTTGATCGGTTCCCCATGTGTACGTTTACATCGCTTGCACACACATTGTCACTTATACTACTCCCGTACAATTTCAGCTACAATTTGTTGATTTCTTTGTGTTGCAATCCTGGATCTCTATTGATTTTATATGAATAGATTAGATTTTGTTGACAGGTTAAAGTTATTAATTTATCGGTTACTCTGTTGTGTGAATTTCGATAGATACTCCTCAGTTCTGACTGAACTTCAGCCTAGAGCATCAGACTAACCAAAGGCAGACATCATTAAGGCCCCGTTTGGTACAGCTCTAGCTCTCAACTCCAGCTtacctagagctggagctgtgccaaacggtaTAGAATCTCTATTTTTTAGAGCGGAGTTGGGTGAGCTGCTCCACAAATTTGTACtacgggggtggagctgggtttttactgctccacagctccactccaccccaaAAGATCCACtaccttttaattttttagcctaattacaCCAAAATGCCACTCAACAACCCCTCataccctctctctcttcccgttctctctcctccccatcctcctcaTAACAgccggcgttggcggcggccggcggctcgaTGGTGTCGGAAGGCatgcagtcggcggcggcggcgacgcacgggcGGCAGCTGTAGGCGCGTAGGCATCGGCTgtgcgtgggcggcggcggcagcagcggccgggcgcgggaggcggggcggcgcgtgtgcggcggcggcatttcgtcgaacacttgGGTTGACCGCCGGCTGTGGGGTCGGgggcgagcgacggcggcgcgcggtctaagcgccggcggcagcggcggtaggGCGATACCAACCAAGTGTTCAACGAATTGCCAACAAGGAATATGGTGGCGTGGAGCTCCTATAGGAGCTAGCTCTCACTGGAGTTGGAGGTTGGAGCCCTACTAAATGGGGCCTGAGTTCTGACTCTGATTTTCAGCTTAGATAGTCAGACtagccaaatatttttttcatttttttactccAGTTAGTTCATTTATGGGATGAGGAAATGTTGGCATGTTTGTGTAAGATCTCACTGACCCCAAAATGTGCCTggttttctgtttcttttttcttttttaaaaaaactatgcgCCTACCAATCTTCCAGTTCCCAACCTGAAAGAAGCAGGCTAGCTCTAGAAGAGGACCCTGTTCAACTGACCATAGGCTTCAATTCAACTAGAAGCACAAAAGTATTTATTCATAATACCACGTATCCTTTAATTTATCAAAGATTACAAGTAATAGATTAACACATATCTtccacacggaaaacggagcaatagattagcatgtgattaattaagtattatctataaaaaaaacttaaaaaatatattaatatgattttttaaaacaactttcgtgtataaactttttgcaaaacccgtaccatttagcaatttgaaaagcttGTACGAGGAAAACGAAGGAGATGAGCGAAGTGAtgggaaagaacacagccttgcGTAATTCGTGTCGAATTCGTGTCAAGTTTTGGCCTACTACCACTTGTCGCTTGCTGTTTTCGGCAGCGTATAATCCAAGTTAAAACTATCCAATTCGAACCCCCGCCTTGGatgattccgattccgattgcGAGTCTGGAACAACACGAACCCACCTCAAACTCGATcgatctttcttctcctcttcttcttttcgaCGAAACAAATCCTCCAAAATCTTCACGCGAGGCGCAGGTTGAGAGATCCACacccatggccggcggcgacgaggagggctCGGGCTCGCGCTCGCCCAGCAAGGCGGCTCCGGCTCCAGCTCCGGTGAAaaagaagaagacgaagacgacgacgacgatctcGGCGATGGTTCCGCTGCCATTAGCGGAGGTGAAGTGGATCCTCGCGCAGAAGCGAGAGCCCTACACCAACCCGGACGACATCGAGGGCTTCAAGATCAGCAGCAACCCCaacaacgacaacgacgacgggTTCCCGGGGGAACTCAAGGCGAGCTGCAGGGACTCCGTCCGCAGATCGAACATCCTCCGCAAGGTCGCGGACGACCGCTTCTTCGAGTACCAGAGCGAGGTCAGGGCCGCCATGGAGTCCAGCGGCCGCTTCTTGGTCGACGCCGGCTTCTTCGAGCGCAGGGCGAGGGGTCGCGCCAAGCTTAACGAGGCATGGGCGAAGTTGCGCGATGGCCTCCCGCTCTCCGACTCTGACAGCGATGCggatgaggaggatgacgaaGACATGGCATTGCTGGCTGCGATGGGTTTGGAATTCGATTGAGAAGAGAAATCGATTTAATTATTATCATTATTACCAATGCCATCTAGTAGCATATATTATGTTTTTCAGTgttctatatatatctatctagaatGAGAATTATCAATGCTATCTGTTATATTTGTGACTATCCTAGATAGAACATGAACATGATGGGGAAGTGAACTTACCAATGTGTTATTAACTCtgctatatatatctatttatagTCCATCTGTGTTGTCAGTCCTAATATACTTGTATGGTATTGTGGTTTATCGACTTTCACAGTTCCAACAAGGAAGCTCTGCAACACTTTTCTTGCGCTTCCGTTAATCTTGTTTCTTGTTCAGGTGTATTTCTTCACGAAATTGTTTGCCCTGTATAGAGTTGTTGCCTATGAACTAGACTGGAGTATGCTCAACTAATCTTTAGAGAGCCTTGTATAGTTGTATGCATGCTCTAGAATTCTGGATAAATCTAAGACCCTCTCCTGCACTAATTCAAAGAGCGAGACTATGCTTTGCTGGTTTGTTCTCGTGGTCTTGTCAATCACACTACTTCATGGAATGGACTACTGATGTTTGATCATGGTATGTTGGATGGTTGGTAGTAGATTATTTTCCTCTTGAATCAGTCAGTCCTTACTAATTCGCTACTACTTCAATGGCACGCATATGTGTTGGTAGCATGTTAAAGTTATTAATttatccccgcaaaaaaaagttattaatTTATCGGTTACTCTGTTGTGTGAATTTCGATAGATACTATCATACTACTCACTTTTGACTGAACTTCAGCCTAGAGCATCAGACTAACCAAGACAAGACATTATTGAGTTCTGACACTGATCTTCAGCTTAGAAAGTCAGACtagccaaatatatattttttattttttttactccgTTAGTTGATTTATGGGACGAGGAAATGTTGGCATGTTTGTGTAAATCTCATTGACCCCCAAACTGTGCCTGgttttatgtttcttttttattttaaaaaaaactatgcgcCTACCAATCTTC
The nucleotide sequence above comes from Oryza glaberrima chromosome 11, OglaRS2, whole genome shotgun sequence. Encoded proteins:
- the LOC127755482 gene encoding uncharacterized protein LOC127755482, which gives rise to MAGGDEEGSGSRSPSKAAPAPAPVKKKKTKTTTTISAMVPLPLAEVKWILAQKREPYTNPDDIEGFKISSNPNNDNDDGFPGELKASCRDSVRRSNILRKVADDRFFEYQSEVRAAMESSGRFLVDAGFFERRARGRAKLNEAWAKLRDGLPLSDSDSDADEEDDEDMALLAAMGLEFD